A window of the Streptomyces sp. Ag109_O5-10 genome harbors these coding sequences:
- a CDS encoding phosphatidylglycerol lysyltransferase domain-containing protein: MGDVRIAVERCEGREPGRRGGGVSQRAAAFAVWYLRAVAFVNFLSAVWLSLGQDVRRHNQENYFTPYLLTAGFASGAFTAFLAITTRRRKRAAWILNLVLSGLFLALFAFAMAFPEIRRYAQNWISIVLTAAFVVALLVGRREFYAKGDRSNPRLAATVAVGGGLVASLLAALLVTVTDQAPHAARSTFLERWHYGTLRLVSVAADPSRFPYIAPPNWVNVVINVLSTLLLLAVLYAAFRSRRAVDPITEEDEKQLRALLERHGERDSLGYFALRREKSVVWSPTGKAAVAYRVVGGVSLASGDPIGDPEAWPGAIVPWLREARAHGWIPAVMGASEEAGTVYARHGLDALELGDEAIVEVAEFTLEGRAMRTVRQAYNRVGRAGYQVRIRRHEDIPADEMSYLVRRADDWRDGATERGFSMALGRLGDARDGRCVMLECTDGAGELRALLSFVPWGPGGLSLDLMRRDRDSDNGLMEFMVIELLRRAREIGITQVSLNFAMFRSVFERGARLGAGPVLRLWRSLLSFFSRWWQIESLYRANAKYRPIWEPRFLLFEKSADLPRIGLASARAEGFLEAPGLPKWVHRRHLDTQRETHG, translated from the coding sequence ATGGGAGATGTCCGAATTGCCGTGGAGCGGTGTGAGGGACGTGAGCCGGGGCGGCGGGGTGGCGGGGTTTCCCAGCGGGCCGCCGCCTTTGCCGTCTGGTATCTGCGGGCCGTCGCCTTCGTCAACTTCCTCAGTGCGGTGTGGCTGTCGCTGGGTCAGGACGTGCGGCGGCACAACCAGGAGAACTACTTCACGCCGTACCTGCTGACCGCCGGCTTCGCCTCCGGTGCGTTCACCGCCTTCCTCGCGATCACGACGCGGCGGCGGAAGCGGGCCGCGTGGATCCTGAACCTGGTACTAAGCGGGCTCTTCCTCGCGCTGTTCGCGTTCGCCATGGCGTTCCCGGAGATCCGGCGGTACGCGCAGAACTGGATCTCGATCGTGCTGACCGCCGCCTTCGTCGTCGCCCTGCTCGTGGGCCGGCGGGAGTTCTACGCGAAGGGCGACCGGTCCAACCCGCGCCTCGCCGCCACCGTCGCCGTCGGCGGCGGTCTCGTCGCCTCACTGCTCGCCGCCCTCCTCGTGACCGTCACCGACCAGGCGCCGCACGCCGCGCGTTCGACGTTCCTGGAGCGCTGGCACTACGGCACCCTGCGCCTGGTGTCGGTCGCCGCCGACCCCTCCCGGTTCCCGTACATCGCGCCGCCGAACTGGGTGAACGTCGTCATCAACGTGCTCAGCACCCTCCTCCTGCTCGCCGTCCTCTACGCCGCCTTCCGCTCCCGCCGCGCCGTCGACCCGATCACCGAGGAAGACGAGAAGCAGCTGCGGGCCCTGCTGGAGCGGCACGGCGAGCGGGACTCGCTCGGGTACTTCGCGCTGCGGCGGGAGAAGAGCGTCGTGTGGTCGCCCACCGGGAAGGCGGCGGTCGCGTACCGGGTGGTGGGCGGGGTGTCGCTCGCCTCGGGGGATCCGATCGGGGATCCGGAGGCGTGGCCGGGGGCCATCGTGCCGTGGCTCCGCGAGGCGCGGGCGCACGGGTGGATCCCGGCGGTGATGGGGGCGAGCGAGGAAGCGGGGACCGTGTACGCGCGGCACGGGCTCGACGCGCTGGAACTCGGCGACGAGGCGATCGTCGAGGTCGCCGAGTTCACGCTGGAGGGCCGGGCGATGCGGACCGTCCGGCAGGCGTACAACCGGGTCGGGCGGGCGGGGTACCAGGTGCGGATCCGGCGCCACGAGGACATCCCGGCGGACGAGATGTCCTACCTGGTCCGGCGCGCCGACGACTGGCGGGACGGGGCCACCGAGCGCGGTTTCAGCATGGCGCTGGGACGGCTCGGGGACGCCCGGGACGGACGGTGCGTGATGCTGGAGTGCACGGACGGGGCGGGTGAACTGCGGGCCCTGCTCTCCTTCGTGCCGTGGGGGCCGGGCGGGCTGTCCCTCGATCTCATGCGGCGGGACCGGGACTCCGACAACGGGCTGATGGAGTTCATGGTCATCGAACTGCTCCGGCGGGCCCGGGAGATCGGGATCACTCAGGTCTCGCTCAACTTCGCGATGTTCCGGTCGGTCTTCGAACGTGGTGCGCGGCTCGGCGCCGGGCCGGTGCTGCGGCTGTGGAGGTCCTTGCTGAGCTTCTTCTCCCGGTGGTGGCAGATCGAGTCCCTGTACCGGGCGAACGCCAAGTACCGGCCCATCTGGGAACCCCGGTTCCTGCTCTTCGAGAAGAGCGCGGACCTTCCGCGCATCGGTCTGGCCTCGGCGCGTGCCGAAGGGTTCCTGGAGGCGCCCGGCCTGCCGAAGTGGGTGCATCGCAGGCACCTGGACACGCAGCGGGAAACCCACGGATGA